The Pseudodesulfovibrio sp. zrk46 genome contains a region encoding:
- a CDS encoding DUF3568 domain-containing protein gives MRIVLAAALLSVFLMSVAGCGAVIVGGGAALGTYAYVNGDAVGSYDSSLDNAYAASKAACSELGIPIVKERKDNSEARIQGKMGGDTVTIALELVGMDITEISVRVGLFGQEDAARRIHNAITSRL, from the coding sequence ATGCGTATCGTACTTGCCGCAGCACTGCTTTCCGTTTTCCTGATGTCCGTCGCCGGTTGTGGCGCAGTGATCGTGGGCGGTGGAGCAGCTTTGGGCACGTACGCTTATGTCAACGGCGACGCTGTTGGCAGCTACGATTCCTCGCTGGATAACGCCTACGCCGCCAGCAAGGCCGCGTGCAGTGAGCTGGGCATCCCCATCGTCAAGGAACGCAAGGACAACTCCGAGGCCCGGATTCAGGGCAAGATGGGCGGCGACACCGTCACCATCGCGCTGGAGCTCGTGGGTATGGACATCACGGAAATTTCGGTACGCGTCGGTCTGTTCGGTCAGGAAGACGCGGCCCGCCGCATTCACAACGCCATCACATCCCGGTTGTAA
- a CDS encoding MerR family transcriptional regulator: MVDTYTHKELAALCAVSETTIKSYRRKFPGFIPVLTRGKPIRFKKEAGDVCLKIRDCFDKGMSVNETAKVLKQHFKEYKVAPRQGAAPTAAAVAAPQTSSVLNPEYMEKFFQTAGQMMQGMASLATAQAKANQRLAKLEDAVTTLVDLESRNSELFAEVLHKLNEAPAQPTATAAAPAAEAAPQEAAPVTEPKAEKKVKRKIINVKSPEGTVKSYAFEKMEENKGPSLERPSDAFLNTPIVIMNEQGEFLGVPGRLPLSGFVEILVREAEEGGSSHSDWRRQDENWIFTMQAPNQETHELYFMSTTTPRGNLVVLLDRLDVNGKETSSQFLQEFFKQMKDKV; this comes from the coding sequence ATGGTCGATACCTATACGCATAAAGAACTGGCCGCCCTGTGCGCGGTCTCCGAAACCACCATCAAGAGCTACCGCCGCAAGTTTCCCGGTTTCATCCCGGTCCTGACACGCGGAAAGCCCATCCGCTTCAAGAAGGAAGCGGGCGACGTCTGTCTCAAGATCCGCGACTGCTTTGATAAGGGCATGTCTGTCAACGAAACCGCCAAAGTCTTAAAGCAGCACTTTAAGGAATATAAAGTTGCGCCCCGTCAGGGTGCGGCTCCTACTGCCGCGGCTGTGGCTGCGCCCCAGACCTCCAGCGTGCTCAATCCCGAGTACATGGAGAAGTTTTTCCAGACCGCCGGGCAGATGATGCAGGGCATGGCCTCGCTGGCCACGGCTCAGGCCAAGGCCAACCAGCGTCTTGCCAAGCTTGAGGATGCGGTCACCACCCTTGTCGATCTCGAATCCCGCAATTCCGAGCTCTTTGCCGAAGTGCTCCACAAGCTCAACGAGGCTCCGGCTCAACCAACTGCCACCGCGGCTGCTCCTGCCGCCGAAGCCGCCCCGCAAGAGGCTGCTCCGGTGACCGAGCCCAAGGCCGAGAAAAAGGTCAAACGCAAGATCATCAACGTCAAGAGCCCGGAAGGTACGGTCAAGTCCTACGCCTTTGAGAAGATGGAGGAGAACAAGGGTCCTTCCCTTGAGCGTCCGTCGGATGCCTTCCTCAATACGCCCATCGTCATCATGAACGAGCAGGGCGAGTTTCTGGGCGTTCCCGGTCGCTTGCCCCTGTCCGGATTCGTTGAGATTCTGGTGCGCGAGGCCGAAGAGGGCGGTTCTTCCCATTCTGACTGGCGTCGGCAGGACGAGAACTGGATTTTCACCATGCAGGCTCCCAATCAGGAGACCCACGAGCTCTACTTCATGTCCACCACCACGCCGCGCGGCAACCTTGTTGTGCTGCTCGATCGTTTGGATGTGAATGGCAAGGAGACCTCCTCCCAGTTCCTCCAAGAGTTCTTCAAACAAATGAAGGATAAGGTTTAG
- a CDS encoding HAMP domain-containing sensor histidine kinase produces the protein MFTRKQTFELLQYATIFVGGYALLSYFEAFETIYDFSRTHESYELDELFLTIPLLLLCAAIFAWRRVRDLRRQQAELQASKHKLTTAYTHIEQLSRFREEFIFRACSEIKEPLAGASSILKILSLRANREDRMAMNEVDSTLENMHLLIDDIASFAATPDGLDRDQSHMTISEIFDSVRLLTNMHTDMKGVSCHFVAEEGLSDAFACESGVLRLALVTLVNNAIKHTDTGRITVYSSFRADKDGSLTFTVTDTGKGIEPERLNTIFEPYTASETLPQSLRDCFGIGLPMIYRLIKENGGTLSVSSTPGQGSEFVLTVPAMPV, from the coding sequence ATGTTCACACGCAAGCAGACCTTTGAACTGCTCCAGTATGCGACGATTTTCGTTGGCGGCTATGCCCTTCTCTCCTACTTCGAGGCATTCGAGACCATATACGACTTTTCGCGTACGCACGAATCCTACGAGCTGGATGAGTTGTTTCTGACGATCCCGCTGCTCCTGCTTTGTGCAGCCATTTTCGCCTGGCGAAGGGTCCGTGATTTACGTCGGCAGCAGGCAGAGCTTCAGGCTTCGAAACACAAGTTGACCACGGCATATACCCACATTGAACAGCTCTCCCGATTCCGGGAGGAGTTCATATTCCGCGCATGCAGCGAAATCAAGGAGCCCCTGGCCGGCGCTTCCTCAATACTGAAAATCCTGTCGTTACGCGCCAACCGGGAAGACCGTATGGCCATGAACGAAGTGGACTCCACGCTGGAGAATATGCATCTGCTGATCGATGACATCGCATCCTTTGCAGCCACGCCGGACGGGCTGGATCGAGACCAGAGCCACATGACCATATCCGAGATTTTCGATTCGGTACGCCTTCTCACGAACATGCATACCGACATGAAAGGAGTCTCCTGCCACTTTGTCGCCGAAGAGGGGCTTTCCGATGCATTCGCCTGCGAATCCGGCGTCCTGCGTCTCGCCCTTGTGACCTTGGTGAACAACGCCATCAAGCATACCGACACCGGCAGGATCACAGTCTATTCTTCCTTCCGCGCCGACAAGGATGGCTCGCTGACCTTTACCGTCACCGATACGGGCAAGGGCATCGAGCCCGAACGGCTCAACACCATTTTCGAACCTTACACGGCAAGTGAAACACTGCCGCAAAGCCTGCGCGACTGCTTCGGCATCGGCCTCCCCATGATATACCGACTGATCAAGGAAAACGGGGGCACTCTCTCTGTATCAAGCACCCCGGGACAAGGTTCGGAATTCGTCTTGACTGTTCCGGCCATGCCGGTGTGA
- a CDS encoding polyphenol oxidase family protein, producing MAAIAFFPFEFISIPNVGIAFTSRRGGVSEPPHDSANLSFEVDDDDTKVAKNRRMIHDRLELSGWCECKQIHGDIIHCDPAPFQPEEHATLEGDGLTTATPGVGLVIKTADCQPLLLAHSSGKYIAALHVGWRGNKIDFPGTGVQRFCETYDLKPEDIHAVRGPSLGPTKAEFVNFDTDFGRGFKQYHDPETHMVNLWRMTRDQLMAAGLPESQIHSIDLCTMGMDDTFFSYRKACAAPVKATGRQAGIIWIKPE from the coding sequence ATGGCGGCCATAGCGTTTTTTCCGTTCGAATTTATCTCCATCCCCAATGTGGGCATTGCCTTCACCTCTCGCCGCGGCGGCGTCTCCGAACCGCCCCACGACTCGGCCAACCTCTCCTTCGAGGTGGACGATGACGACACCAAGGTGGCCAAGAATCGTCGCATGATTCACGACCGGCTGGAACTCTCCGGCTGGTGCGAGTGCAAGCAGATTCACGGCGACATCATTCACTGCGACCCGGCCCCGTTCCAGCCCGAGGAGCACGCCACCCTCGAAGGCGACGGCCTAACCACGGCCACGCCCGGCGTCGGTCTGGTCATCAAGACCGCCGACTGTCAGCCGCTTCTGCTGGCCCACTCATCCGGCAAGTACATCGCCGCCCTGCACGTCGGCTGGCGCGGCAACAAGATCGATTTTCCCGGCACAGGTGTGCAGCGTTTCTGCGAAACCTACGACCTCAAGCCCGAGGACATTCACGCGGTACGCGGCCCCAGTCTCGGCCCCACCAAGGCGGAGTTCGTCAATTTCGACACCGATTTCGGGCGCGGGTTCAAGCAGTATCACGATCCCGAAACGCACATGGTTAATCTCTGGCGCATGACCCGCGATCAGCTCATGGCTGCCGGATTGCCCGAGAGTCAGATTCATTCCATCGATCTCTGCACCATGGGAATGGACGACACCTTCTTCTCCTACCGCAAGGCCTGTGCGGCCCCGGTGAAAGCGACAGGGCGTCAGGCTGGGATCATCTGGATAAAGCCTGAGTAA
- a CDS encoding radical SAM protein: MTRPAHPHIGWSGNPDGPRILGINPWITDFAAFNVWSRPVGLLACLSMLRDAGASVALMDCLDRTWEDVTWPKPGKYATGHYPKEELPLPAGLEFMDRRYSRYGLPRELVREALAALDPIPDAVMVTSIMTYWYPGALDILDIAAELWPEVPRYLGGNYATLCTAHAEKHADANFIQQGTLETPANWGAFWNSLGHPVPPVPANAGLSLALDLYNDPLYAPILGSRGCPFTCDYCASHALYPNFTQGEPDAIYHSLRAEYDRGVRDFAFYDDALLVNPDRWLWPLLDRIQADDLDLRLHTPNAMHIRRLSTDVCQRLRAAGLHTVRLGLETTDFDNRNDVKLTRSEWESGAQNLVDAGYDLDDIGVYILFGLPNQNLDNVQQAIDHVRAFGFRPHLAHYTPIPGPPMFHEAVKASSHPIAEEPLFQNNSIWPCVPGGFTWDEARRWKQRLHGK, from the coding sequence GTGACACGCCCTGCCCATCCACATATCGGCTGGTCCGGCAACCCGGACGGCCCCCGAATTTTAGGTATCAATCCGTGGATCACGGACTTCGCGGCCTTCAACGTCTGGTCGCGCCCGGTGGGGCTGCTGGCCTGCCTGTCCATGCTGCGCGACGCTGGCGCATCCGTGGCCCTCATGGACTGTCTGGACCGCACATGGGAGGACGTGACCTGGCCCAAGCCGGGCAAGTACGCCACAGGCCACTATCCCAAGGAAGAGCTGCCCCTGCCTGCCGGGCTGGAGTTCATGGACCGACGCTATTCCCGCTACGGGCTGCCCCGTGAGCTGGTGCGCGAAGCGCTGGCTGCGCTGGACCCGATCCCGGACGCGGTCATGGTCACGTCCATCATGACCTACTGGTATCCCGGCGCGCTGGATATTCTGGATATCGCCGCTGAACTCTGGCCGGAGGTGCCGCGCTACCTCGGCGGCAACTACGCCACCCTCTGCACGGCCCACGCAGAGAAGCACGCCGATGCGAACTTCATCCAGCAAGGCACACTGGAAACCCCGGCCAACTGGGGCGCGTTCTGGAACAGCCTCGGCCACCCGGTGCCGCCTGTCCCGGCCAATGCCGGACTCTCGCTGGCCCTTGATCTATACAACGACCCGCTCTACGCCCCGATCCTCGGCTCGCGCGGCTGCCCGTTCACCTGCGACTACTGCGCGTCCCACGCGCTCTACCCGAATTTCACACAGGGCGAACCGGACGCCATCTACCACTCACTGCGCGCCGAATACGACCGCGGCGTGCGCGACTTCGCCTTCTACGACGACGCACTGCTGGTGAACCCGGACCGCTGGCTCTGGCCGCTGCTGGACCGCATTCAGGCCGACGACCTCGACCTGCGCTTGCACACGCCCAACGCCATGCACATCCGCCGCCTCTCCACAGACGTCTGCCAACGCCTTCGGGCGGCAGGCCTGCACACGGTACGCCTTGGCCTCGAAACCACGGATTTCGACAACCGCAACGATGTGAAGCTAACCCGCTCAGAGTGGGAATCCGGCGCGCAGAACCTTGTGGATGCGGGCTATGATCTGGACGACATCGGCGTCTACATTCTCTTCGGCCTGCCGAACCAGAACCTCGACAATGTGCAACAGGCCATCGACCACGTACGCGCCTTCGGCTTCCGGCCGCACCTGGCGCACTACACGCCTATCCCCGGCCCCCCCATGTTCCATGAGGCGGTCAAGGCATCATCCCACCCCATTGCTGAAGAGCCGCTCTTCCAAAACAACTCCATCTGGCCCTGCGTCCCCGGCGGATTCACATGGGACGAAGCCAGACGCTGGAAACAACGCCTGCACGGGAAATAG